One Dokdonia sp. Dokd-P16 genomic window carries:
- a CDS encoding Hsp20/alpha crystallin family protein has product MTLVRKNTAPYLPSVFEELLNTDWLGGRTNTFATATPSVNIIEKDDSFTVQVAAPGLKKENFNIQLDNDLLTISSEIKKDEETVETQKFTRREFNYTSFKRSFNLPESVNTAKITAEYVDGILAIGLPKREEARVQPSRLIEIA; this is encoded by the coding sequence ATGACTTTAGTTAGAAAAAATACAGCTCCATATTTACCATCAGTTTTTGAAGAATTATTAAATACTGACTGGCTAGGTGGAAGAACAAACACATTTGCAACTGCAACTCCTTCTGTAAATATTATAGAGAAGGACGATTCCTTTACGGTACAAGTAGCTGCTCCGGGTCTCAAGAAAGAAAACTTTAATATTCAGTTAGATAATGATTTGCTCACAATCTCTTCTGAAATTAAGAAAGATGAAGAGACTGTAGAAACTCAGAAATTTACGAGAAGAGAATTTAATTACACTTCGTTTAAGCGCTCGTTCAACTTACCTGAGTCTGTAAATACAGCAAAAATAACAGCCGAATATGTAGATGGAATTCTTGCAATAGGATTGCCTAAACGTGAGGAAGCACGTGTGCAGCCATCTCGATTAATCGAGATAGCATAA
- the uvrB gene encoding excinuclease ABC subunit UvrB, protein MKFKLESPFKPTGDQPTAIKSLVDGVNANEAYQTLLGVTGSGKTFTVANVIQETQKPTLVLAHNKTLAAQLYSEFKAFFPNNAVEYFVSYYDYYQPEAFIPSSGVYIEKDLSINEEIEKMRLSTTTSLLSGRRDVIVIASVSCLYGIGNPAEFQKNIIEIKQDQVIARTMLLKKLVQSLYSRTESEFNHGNFRIKGDTVEVFPGYADMAFRIHFFGDEIEEIEAFDPTSAEVIEKYSQLRIYPANMFVTSQDVLQGAINQIGEDLTKQVGFFEGVGKHLEAKRLDERTNFDLEMIRELGYCSGIENYSRYLDGREPGTRPFCLLDFFPDDYLMVVDESHVTVSQVSAMYGGDRSRKENLVEYGFRLPAAMDNRPLKFEEWEAMQNQVIYVSATPADYELQKTEGAYVEQIIRPTGLLDPIVEVRPSLNQIDDLIEEITKVTARNERILVTTLTKRMAEELTKYLTRIDIRTRYIHSDVDTLERVEIMQDLRKGLYDVLVGVNLLREGLDLPEVSLVAILDADKEGFLRSNRSLTQTIGRAARNINGKAIMYADKITRSMQETIDDSNYRRQKQIDYNTKHGLSPMAIKKSLDNAMTQKEAYKIEAEELVNLAAEDAQEYQTKPQIEKKIRSTRKAMEAAAKELDFMQAAKLRDQIKVYQDKLKELA, encoded by the coding sequence TTGAAATTCAAACTTGAATCACCCTTTAAACCTACTGGCGATCAGCCCACTGCTATTAAATCGCTAGTAGATGGCGTTAACGCAAACGAAGCTTACCAAACACTACTAGGTGTGACCGGAAGTGGAAAGACATTTACCGTGGCAAACGTGATTCAAGAAACGCAAAAACCAACACTGGTTCTTGCACATAACAAGACTCTTGCTGCCCAATTATACAGCGAGTTCAAAGCATTTTTTCCAAATAATGCCGTAGAGTATTTTGTTTCTTACTATGATTACTACCAGCCAGAAGCGTTTATTCCTTCCTCTGGAGTTTATATTGAGAAAGATCTGTCTATTAATGAGGAGATAGAAAAAATGCGATTGAGCACCACCACTTCCCTACTTTCAGGGAGACGTGATGTGATTGTGATAGCCTCTGTTTCTTGCTTATACGGTATAGGAAACCCTGCCGAATTTCAAAAAAATATTATTGAAATTAAGCAAGATCAGGTCATTGCACGCACGATGTTACTTAAAAAGCTAGTGCAAAGTTTATATTCTAGAACAGAGAGCGAGTTTAATCATGGGAATTTTAGAATTAAAGGAGATACCGTAGAGGTGTTTCCTGGATATGCAGATATGGCTTTTAGGATTCACTTCTTTGGTGATGAGATTGAGGAGATTGAAGCTTTTGACCCAACGTCTGCAGAGGTGATAGAGAAGTACTCGCAGTTACGCATCTACCCTGCAAATATGTTTGTAACCTCGCAAGATGTTCTGCAAGGAGCAATAAATCAAATAGGGGAAGATCTCACGAAGCAAGTTGGCTTTTTTGAAGGCGTAGGCAAACACCTAGAAGCAAAACGCCTTGATGAGCGCACTAATTTTGACCTTGAGATGATACGTGAACTAGGCTATTGCTCAGGTATAGAGAATTACTCAAGATATCTTGATGGCCGTGAGCCAGGCACAAGACCGTTCTGTTTATTAGACTTTTTTCCAGACGACTATTTAATGGTAGTAGATGAAAGTCACGTGACAGTTTCTCAAGTAAGTGCAATGTATGGTGGCGATAGAAGTAGGAAAGAAAATCTAGTTGAATACGGTTTTAGACTCCCCGCAGCGATGGATAACAGGCCTCTTAAATTTGAGGAATGGGAAGCAATGCAGAACCAAGTCATATACGTATCTGCAACTCCAGCAGATTATGAATTACAGAAAACGGAAGGAGCCTATGTAGAGCAAATCATTAGACCTACAGGCTTACTAGACCCTATTGTAGAAGTACGTCCATCCCTTAACCAGATAGATGATCTTATAGAAGAAATCACAAAAGTTACTGCCCGTAATGAACGTATTCTAGTCACTACACTTACCAAGCGTATGGCAGAAGAACTCACAAAATACCTCACAAGAATAGACATAAGAACTCGCTACATACACTCTGATGTAGATACGCTAGAACGTGTAGAAATCATGCAAGATTTGCGTAAAGGATTATACGACGTACTCGTAGGAGTGAACTTATTAAGAGAAGGACTGGATCTTCCGGAAGTCTCTCTAGTGGCTATTCTAGATGCAGATAAGGAAGGTTTTTTACGTAGCAATAGATCGCTCACACAAACGATAGGTCGTGCTGCCCGTAATATTAACGGTAAGGCGATCATGTATGCAGATAAAATTACTCGCTCTATGCAAGAAACCATAGATGACAGTAATTACCGCAGGCAAAAACAAATAGACTACAATACCAAGCACGGATTGAGCCCTATGGCAATTAAAAAATCGCTTGATAATGCAATGACTCAAAAAGAAGCTTATAAAATAGAAGCCGAAGAGCTTGTAAACCTAGCTGCCGAAGATGCTCAAGAATATCAAACAAAACCACAGATTGAAAAGAAAATAAGAAGCACTCGTAAGGCTATGGAAGCTGCTGCAAAAGAACTAGACTTTATGCAGGCTGCAAAGCTCAGAGATCAGATTAAGGTCTACCAAGATAAACTTAAGGAACTCGCATAA
- a CDS encoding S10 family peptidase, whose translation MYFKHILAGIIVVSAFAKAYSQKVSVPVDTTIVSNHSITIKGKTIPYTATAGFQPVWDDEGMPVANLLYTYYKRSDIKNDETRPLVISFNGGPGSASVWMHIAYTGPRILKIDDEGFPVQPYGIKSNPNSILDVADIVFVNPVNTGYSRMLPNEKGEMPDSKQFFGVNADIKYLADWVNTFVTRNNRWRSPKFLIGESYGTTRVSGLAAELQDNKWMFINGVVLVSPTEIGFDFDGPVEVANRLPYFTAAAWYHNMLPPALQQKDLTEVLAESENYAVNELLPLLVKSGYLEANKKEAAIKKMAYYSGLSETTIRQNNLEVPFNYFWKDLLRNRDGLTIGRLDSRYKGLDVKEAGDGPDYNSELTSWLHSFTPAINYYYSQELGLKTDLTYNMFGPVRPWDRSNNNAGASLRKAMGVNPNLNVMIQSGYYDGATTYFNAKYVMWQLNASGKLADRLSFKGYRSGHMMYLRNEDLINANDDLRDFIKKSSVGIEKGAKH comes from the coding sequence ATGTATTTCAAACACATTCTCGCGGGTATCATTGTTGTTTCCGCTTTCGCGAAAGCGTATTCTCAAAAAGTCTCGGTTCCTGTAGATACCACCATCGTATCAAATCATTCTATCACTATTAAAGGAAAAACGATTCCCTATACAGCTACAGCTGGTTTTCAACCAGTTTGGGATGATGAAGGAATGCCTGTTGCAAATTTATTATACACCTACTATAAACGATCTGATATTAAAAATGACGAGACTAGACCCTTAGTCATCTCTTTTAATGGAGGTCCAGGCTCTGCCTCTGTGTGGATGCACATTGCTTATACAGGGCCGCGCATTCTCAAAATAGATGATGAAGGTTTTCCTGTCCAGCCGTACGGAATAAAAAGCAACCCAAATTCAATCTTAGACGTAGCAGATATTGTTTTTGTAAATCCTGTAAATACTGGCTATAGCCGTATGCTTCCTAATGAAAAAGGAGAAATGCCGGACTCTAAACAGTTTTTTGGGGTCAATGCAGATATTAAGTATCTAGCCGATTGGGTAAATACTTTTGTAACAAGAAATAATCGCTGGCGTTCTCCAAAGTTTTTAATTGGCGAAAGTTATGGTACCACCCGCGTATCTGGACTTGCCGCCGAACTTCAAGACAATAAATGGATGTTTATTAATGGGGTGGTACTCGTATCTCCTACAGAAATAGGTTTTGATTTTGATGGCCCTGTAGAGGTTGCAAACCGCCTTCCTTACTTTACGGCTGCTGCTTGGTACCACAATATGCTACCTCCAGCCCTACAGCAAAAAGACCTTACAGAAGTACTTGCCGAAAGTGAAAACTATGCCGTAAACGAACTCTTACCACTACTGGTGAAATCTGGCTATCTGGAAGCAAATAAAAAAGAGGCTGCTATCAAAAAAATGGCCTACTACTCTGGACTCTCAGAAACTACCATAAGACAAAACAACCTTGAAGTTCCTTTTAATTATTTCTGGAAAGATTTACTGAGAAACCGCGACGGACTTACCATAGGGCGTCTTGATTCTCGTTATAAAGGACTAGACGTAAAAGAAGCTGGCGATGGACCAGATTACAACAGTGAGCTTACCTCATGGTTACATTCTTTTACTCCAGCAATTAACTATTACTACAGTCAAGAATTAGGACTAAAGACAGACCTTACTTATAATATGTTTGGACCAGTGCGTCCTTGGGATCGTTCTAACAACAATGCTGGCGCTAGTTTACGCAAGGCTATGGGAGTAAATCCTAACCTCAACGTGATGATACAAAGCGGTTATTATGATGGTGCAACCACATACTTTAATGCAAAATATGTGATGTGGCAACTTAATGCAAGTGGTAAGCTAGCTGACAGATTAAGTTTTAAAGGTTATAGATCTGGACACATGATGTACCTGCGCAATGAAGATCTTATCAATGCAAATGACGATTTACGTGATTTTATCAAAAAGTCCTCTGTCGGTATTGAAAAAGGAGCAAAACATTAA
- a CDS encoding L-serine ammonia-lyase, translating into MNKQIESISVFDMLKIGVGPSSSHTLGPWRAAKRFIKKLKDTNKFEMVSTIKVDLYGSLSLTGKGHATDVAVIMGLTGADPQTCNIDEIPTTVDHIKLFRRLDLDGEFTFDFNPDEDIVFNRKFLPFHPNGIRFTATLTNDKKVREKYYSIGGGFVVQEERKRAERKKIAFECFPRPVEKATDLLKFCKQEGKPISQIVLENELYLHTEEEINERFKQIWDVMLDSMYIGCHTEGTLPGGLNVRRRAYDSHLKLQKNTNYTDKYEWIKAIRSQEVRFREILKWVSCFALAVNEVNASLGRVVTAPTNGSAGVIPSVLMYYIVIENHDANFEDIKRFLLVAGEVGSLFKKGATISAAMGGCQAEIGVSSAMAAAGLTELMGGSPEQVLMAAEIAMEHHLGLTCDPIGGLVQIPCIERNAMGAIKAINACEMALDGDAANAKVPLDKVIDTMWQTAQDMNTKYKETSEGGLAINVAMADC; encoded by the coding sequence ATGAATAAGCAAATAGAGTCCATCTCCGTATTTGACATGCTTAAGATAGGCGTGGGACCTTCAAGTTCACACACGCTTGGTCCTTGGCGTGCAGCAAAACGCTTTATTAAAAAATTAAAAGACACTAATAAATTTGAGATGGTTTCTACTATAAAAGTAGACCTTTATGGATCGCTATCTCTCACTGGCAAAGGCCATGCTACAGATGTCGCAGTGATTATGGGCCTTACAGGTGCAGACCCGCAAACCTGTAATATAGATGAAATTCCTACTACTGTAGATCACATAAAACTTTTTAGACGTCTTGACCTCGATGGCGAATTTACCTTTGACTTCAACCCTGATGAGGATATCGTATTTAATAGAAAATTTTTACCCTTTCACCCTAACGGGATACGGTTTACTGCAACCTTAACTAATGATAAGAAGGTAAGAGAAAAGTATTATTCTATAGGAGGAGGCTTTGTCGTACAAGAAGAACGCAAACGTGCCGAACGCAAGAAAATAGCATTTGAATGTTTCCCAAGACCGGTAGAAAAAGCGACAGACCTACTCAAGTTCTGTAAACAAGAAGGAAAACCTATTTCTCAGATTGTTTTAGAAAACGAACTGTATCTCCACACAGAAGAGGAAATTAATGAGCGTTTTAAACAAATATGGGATGTGATGCTAGACTCTATGTACATAGGTTGTCACACAGAGGGAACATTACCTGGCGGACTAAATGTAAGAAGACGAGCATATGATTCTCATTTAAAACTTCAAAAAAACACCAACTATACAGATAAGTATGAGTGGATAAAAGCAATACGAAGCCAAGAGGTACGCTTTCGCGAAATATTGAAGTGGGTATCTTGTTTTGCTCTTGCAGTAAATGAGGTAAATGCATCTCTAGGCCGAGTGGTTACCGCTCCTACTAATGGAAGCGCAGGAGTAATCCCTTCTGTATTGATGTACTATATCGTTATAGAAAATCACGATGCAAATTTTGAAGATATTAAAAGGTTCCTTCTCGTAGCAGGTGAGGTAGGAAGCTTATTTAAAAAAGGAGCAACCATCTCTGCAGCAATGGGTGGATGTCAGGCAGAAATAGGAGTATCTAGTGCAATGGCAGCAGCTGGTCTTACAGAACTCATGGGTGGAAGCCCAGAGCAAGTTCTCATGGCTGCAGAGATCGCTATGGAACATCACTTAGGCCTCACTTGTGACCCTATAGGAGGACTTGTACAGATTCCTTGTATAGAACGCAATGCCATGGGAGCAATTAAGGCTATTAATGCCTGTGAGATGGCTCTAGATGGAGATGCTGCAAACGCTAAGGTCCCTTTAGATAAAGTGATTGACACTATGTGGCAAACAGCTCAAGACATGAACACGAAGTATAAAGAAACCTCAGAAGGTGGGCTCGCTATTAATGTAGCTATGGCAGATTGTTAA
- a CDS encoding DUF3307 domain-containing protein — translation MDIATLIALQTIGHLLADYTFQSKKTAKSKAKKGFKSKHLKWHILTVFLSSFIISLDFRFLPWAIAIAGIHWIIDGLKPQLLNNKWLHKGAFFIDQLLHIITYVAASILYVNIVRWQPLILDATYFPIICLIAMFLLCTKPANIVIKEIFNLFSVSFTEKSQDLPNAGRLIGITERSLVLVLIIVGQFSAVGFLITAKSILRFKDGDYLKTEYVLIGTMLSFAIAIGCALLYTLFIAP, via the coding sequence ATGGATATAGCAACTCTCATCGCCCTACAAACCATAGGTCATCTACTAGCAGATTATACCTTTCAATCTAAGAAAACTGCAAAGTCAAAGGCAAAAAAAGGCTTTAAAAGCAAACACCTCAAGTGGCATATTCTCACAGTGTTCTTAAGTTCTTTTATCATCTCTCTTGACTTCAGATTTCTTCCTTGGGCCATAGCAATAGCTGGTATACACTGGATTATAGACGGCTTAAAACCTCAATTACTTAACAACAAATGGTTACATAAAGGTGCATTCTTTATCGACCAGTTACTTCACATCATCACTTATGTGGCAGCAAGTATTCTTTATGTAAATATTGTGAGGTGGCAACCACTTATATTAGATGCTACATACTTTCCAATAATATGCCTTATTGCTATGTTTTTACTTTGTACAAAGCCAGCAAACATTGTGATAAAAGAGATTTTCAATCTATTTTCTGTATCGTTTACAGAGAAATCACAAGACTTACCTAACGCTGGCCGACTCATAGGTATCACAGAAAGATCGCTAGTACTTGTGCTTATCATCGTAGGACAGTTCAGCGCTGTAGGGTTTTTGATTACTGCAAAATCTATCTTGAGATTTAAAGATGGAGACTACCTAAAAACAGAATATGTATTGATAGGTACTATGTTGAGTTTTGCTATTGCCATTGGGTGTGCATTACTATACACACTATTTATCGCGCCATAG
- a CDS encoding CPBP family intramembrane glutamic endopeptidase: protein MRELLKNNPLKLFVLAVLFAPVIEEMMFRTLIKPSHSDIILLLCSWPLFYSNKFIPADVHWAVKLGFIAIFLFTVFTILKQLIPEQRTLKIRNFLSRHSMVVLIASSLLFGMVHINNYVDTFVLNAALIALIIPRIISGFMMGLLKIKNKNIVWPMALHAMNNGFVIIILILSKTMENS from the coding sequence TTGCGTGAGTTATTGAAGAATAATCCGCTTAAGTTATTTGTGCTAGCGGTTCTATTTGCTCCCGTTATTGAGGAAATGATGTTTCGCACGCTTATAAAGCCAAGTCACTCAGACATCATACTCCTCCTCTGCTCCTGGCCGCTCTTTTACTCAAATAAATTTATACCTGCAGATGTACACTGGGCTGTAAAACTTGGATTTATAGCTATCTTCTTATTTACTGTATTCACTATTCTCAAACAACTTATACCAGAGCAACGTACACTTAAGATACGTAACTTCTTATCACGTCACTCTATGGTTGTTCTTATTGCGAGTTCGCTACTTTTCGGTATGGTGCACATTAATAATTATGTAGACACCTTTGTACTTAATGCAGCACTTATTGCACTCATCATCCCGAGAATTATTTCAGGATTTATGATGGGATTGCTTAAAATCAAGAATAAAAATATCGTTTGGCCTATGGCGCTTCATGCGATGAATAACGGTTTTGTAATTATCATTTTGATACTCTCTAAAACAATGGAAAATTCTTAA
- a CDS encoding amidohydrolase family protein produces the protein MKYIYSILAILLLLVSCKPKDTTPAYDLKISNVSIIDENGALSSNKNVYLSNDSIYKIEEISTLLDDKDGNVIDGSGKFLLLGFWDNHTHFRGGEALIPQNEKFLEQFIKYGITTVRDAGGDLTTQVQQWNEEIKNKKRIGPTIYTSGPKLDGKNARWAGSIGVNTDDEISKALDSLQQLGVDYVKLYDSTIARETYLSIITQAEERGMITSGHMPFTVTLDETVAAGIDNIEHLYYILKGCSSRENEITQDIKDGKLGFWGSMEQLIASYDEETALSTFEKLKSNNVYVTPTLYIGDVLSYMDEVNHSDDAYLKTLDADFIATYEGRNKGALNASPKAKQDRKELQQFFLKLVASLDKAGVNLLSGSDSGAYNSYIYAGPSLHGELQEMVKAGITPANAIATMYQGANFLHKKGYQLAPGNKADLVLLNSNPLLDISATQDIHLVIKDGTIVHIEK, from the coding sequence ATGAAGTATATATACTCAATCTTAGCGATACTTTTACTACTAGTAAGTTGTAAACCTAAGGACACAACGCCCGCTTATGACCTCAAGATAAGCAATGTCTCCATTATAGACGAAAATGGAGCGCTAAGTAGTAATAAAAATGTGTATCTCAGTAATGATTCGATTTATAAAATTGAAGAGATAAGCACTCTTTTGGATGACAAAGATGGTAATGTAATAGACGGTAGTGGTAAGTTTTTACTTCTTGGGTTTTGGGATAATCATACTCATTTTCGCGGAGGCGAAGCTCTTATTCCTCAGAATGAAAAATTTCTTGAACAATTTATAAAATATGGAATTACAACCGTGCGCGATGCTGGTGGCGATCTCACTACTCAAGTACAGCAATGGAATGAAGAAATAAAAAATAAAAAGCGCATAGGTCCTACTATTTATACATCTGGACCCAAACTAGATGGAAAAAACGCTCGCTGGGCAGGTTCTATAGGCGTGAATACAGATGACGAGATAAGCAAAGCACTAGATTCTTTGCAACAACTAGGCGTTGATTATGTAAAACTCTATGATAGTACGATCGCTAGAGAGACTTACCTATCCATAATAACACAAGCCGAAGAGCGCGGAATGATCACTTCTGGACACATGCCTTTTACAGTGACACTAGATGAAACCGTAGCTGCTGGAATCGATAATATTGAACACCTCTATTATATCTTGAAAGGATGCTCTTCTCGTGAAAATGAGATCACTCAAGACATAAAAGATGGAAAGCTAGGGTTTTGGGGAAGCATGGAACAGCTTATAGCAAGCTATGATGAGGAAACAGCGCTAAGTACTTTTGAGAAATTAAAAAGCAATAATGTTTACGTCACTCCTACTTTATACATAGGCGATGTGCTAAGTTATATGGACGAGGTAAATCACAGTGATGATGCCTATTTAAAAACGTTAGATGCAGATTTTATAGCCACTTATGAAGGGAGGAACAAAGGAGCATTGAATGCTAGCCCAAAAGCCAAGCAAGATAGAAAAGAGCTGCAGCAATTTTTTCTAAAACTCGTTGCTTCATTAGATAAAGCTGGAGTTAATCTCCTTTCGGGATCAGATAGCGGCGCTTACAACTCATATATCTACGCAGGACCATCGTTACATGGTGAGTTACAAGAAATGGTAAAAGCTGGCATCACTCCAGCAAATGCAATCGCAACGATGTATCAAGGTGCAAATTTTTTACACAAGAAAGGCTACCAGTTAGCCCCAGGTAACAAAGCAGATTTAGTGTTGCTTAATAGTAACCCGCTACTAGATATAAGCGCTACACAAGATATACATCTGGTGATTAAGGATGGTACAATCGTACACATTGAAAAATAA
- a CDS encoding GNAT family N-acetyltransferase: MVVTPIKNSELDVLQDLAIRTYSAAFAHKNKPEVIADYYEYAFAKAHLNKQLATKDSLWFFARDDDNIIGYLKLNINQAQTEFREPNGLEIERIYIDTPYLRKGYGQRLIDFSISKARQHKKNYIWLGVWEENPEAILFYKKQGFIITGTHDYDMIAEVQTDYIMTLDI; encoded by the coding sequence ATGGTTGTCACGCCTATAAAAAACAGTGAATTAGATGTCCTACAAGATCTTGCAATACGCACCTATTCGGCAGCATTTGCTCATAAAAATAAACCAGAAGTCATCGCCGATTATTATGAGTACGCTTTCGCGAAAGCGCACCTCAACAAACAATTAGCTACTAAGGATTCACTATGGTTCTTTGCCCGTGACGATGATAATATTATAGGGTATCTAAAGTTGAACATTAACCAGGCTCAAACAGAATTCCGAGAGCCAAATGGGCTAGAAATAGAACGTATTTATATAGATACTCCTTACTTGCGCAAGGGTTATGGGCAAAGGCTTATAGATTTTTCGATTTCCAAAGCGAGACAGCATAAAAAAAACTACATTTGGCTCGGCGTTTGGGAGGAAAATCCAGAAGCCATTTTATTCTACAAAAAACAAGGTTTTATCATCACAGGCACTCATGATTATGATATGATTGCAGAGGTTCAAACCGACTATATAATGACGCTTGATATATGA
- a CDS encoding aspartate aminotransferase family protein, with translation MKSDFLTYQAQTTPHPLAMEVARAKGSYIYDTADKKYLDFVAGVSACSLGHQHPRVKKAITDQLDKYLHVMVYGEYAQSPAVQLTKLLAQHLPESLESTYLVNSGTEAIDGAIKLARRATGRTEIIAAVDAYHGNSYGALSLMSNEERTAPFRPMIGDVAFIKFNCERYLERITEKTAGVVLETIQGGAGFIEPTHNFLAKVKARCQEVGALLILDEIQPGMGRTGKLFGFEHYNVTPDILVTGKGLGGGMPIGAFTASREIMSLLSDNPKLGHITTFGGHPVIAAAALATLQEITESNLMQEALEKEQLIRSLLVHPLITEIRGRGLMLAAMTPSAEIASEVILKCQDRGLILFWLLFESTAIRITPPLTISMDEIKEGCEILLKALDEVH, from the coding sequence ATGAAATCAGATTTCCTCACCTACCAAGCGCAAACCACTCCGCATCCACTAGCGATGGAAGTGGCACGTGCAAAAGGAAGTTATATATATGACACTGCAGATAAAAAATATCTAGATTTTGTCGCTGGAGTTTCTGCTTGCAGCTTAGGACATCAACACCCTAGAGTAAAAAAAGCAATTACAGATCAGCTAGACAAATATCTACACGTAATGGTCTATGGAGAATATGCACAATCTCCTGCCGTACAACTCACAAAACTTCTTGCACAACATCTTCCTGAGTCACTAGAGAGCACGTACCTCGTAAATAGCGGCACAGAGGCAATAGATGGTGCTATAAAACTCGCAAGACGTGCAACAGGAAGAACAGAAATAATTGCTGCCGTAGATGCATATCACGGTAATAGCTATGGAGCGTTAAGCTTGATGAGTAACGAGGAGCGCACAGCGCCCTTCCGCCCTATGATAGGTGATGTCGCTTTTATTAAGTTTAATTGCGAGCGTTATCTTGAGCGTATAACAGAAAAAACTGCTGGTGTCGTTTTAGAAACAATCCAAGGTGGAGCTGGTTTTATAGAACCTACTCATAATTTTCTAGCAAAAGTTAAAGCAAGATGTCAGGAAGTTGGCGCTTTATTAATCTTGGACGAAATTCAGCCAGGAATGGGTCGTACTGGCAAACTCTTCGGTTTTGAGCATTATAATGTGACTCCAGATATTCTTGTTACTGGAAAAGGATTAGGTGGCGGTATGCCTATAGGCGCATTCACTGCTTCACGAGAGATCATGTCTTTGCTTTCAGATAATCCAAAACTTGGTCATATCACCACTTTTGGCGGTCATCCAGTAATTGCAGCGGCAGCGCTGGCTACACTTCAAGAAATTACCGAGAGCAACCTAATGCAAGAAGCATTAGAAAAAGAACAATTAATCAGATCATTATTAGTTCACCCGCTTATCACAGAAATACGTGGCCGCGGCCTCATGCTTGCTGCCATGACACCTTCGGCAGAGATTGCTTCTGAAGTTATCCTTAAGTGCCAAGATCGCGGTTTGATTTTATTCTGGCTACTTTTTGAAAGTACTGCGATAAGAATCACACCGCCACTTACTATTTCAATGGATGAAATTAAGGAAGGTTGTGAGATTCTTTTGAAAGCTTTGGACGAGGTTCACTAA
- a CDS encoding fumarate hydratase: MDYTNHIVISGDFIAYTSLSTDEKKTLEQQLLQLFQQLETKYNTFSRLIKGDYLECVVPDPENGLAVALAIKTFIKSLEIEEKVENNRTRVFQTYSIRLAMGLGRLDRFNRAENIIDGDAIYRSGRAISSESTHNKERMVIKNTLFFSSINEELNLNIDAIISLLDHLLARATSRQSEVLFLKIMGNSEKVIAKKLGVSQSSINQHSTASGWNGMDKAIRYFNHTLSKIS; this comes from the coding sequence GTGGATTATACCAATCATATAGTAATTTCTGGTGATTTTATTGCCTATACAAGTTTAAGCACGGACGAAAAGAAAACGCTCGAACAACAACTCTTGCAGCTGTTTCAGCAACTAGAGACTAAGTATAACACGTTCTCTAGACTCATTAAAGGAGATTATCTTGAGTGTGTAGTTCCAGATCCCGAAAATGGACTAGCCGTAGCGCTGGCAATCAAAACATTTATAAAGTCTCTAGAAATAGAAGAAAAAGTAGAAAATAACAGAACAAGAGTTTTTCAAACCTATAGTATTCGCCTTGCTATGGGTTTAGGCAGACTAGATAGATTTAATAGAGCAGAAAATATTATAGATGGCGATGCTATCTACAGGAGTGGTCGCGCCATAAGCAGTGAAAGCACTCATAATAAAGAGCGTATGGTTATAAAAAATACGCTATTCTTTAGCTCTATAAATGAAGAACTTAACCTCAACATAGATGCGATTATCTCATTACTAGATCACTTACTAGCACGAGCAACTAGCAGACAAAGCGAGGTCTTATTTCTAAAAATCATGGGTAATAGCGAGAAGGTCATAGCAAAAAAATTAGGCGTAAGCCAGTCTTCTATTAACCAGCACTCCACAGCCTCTGGATGGAATGGAATGGACAAAGCCATCAGGTATTTTAATCACACGTTAAGCAAGATTTCGTAA